GTTTCCCACTGATGAAATAACTTACACCCTGGTGAACTCTATTTTAAGGTATAAAATAGGGCGGGGGATTGCTCTGCCAAGACAAGTGTCTGGAGAGTGTAAGGGACAGGGAACTATCTCAGGAACAATATGCCTTTCAAGAGCAGTGACTTTCAACTGCTCACCAGGGGATATCtacaatgtctggagacatttgtGGCTGTCACCATGGGAAGGGGAGGGTTCTACTGGCATTGAGTTGgtagaagccagggatgctgctaaatgtTCTACACGACACAGGACAGCCTCCTATGAGAATTATCCAGCCCAAAGCATCAATAGTGCAGGTCGACAAACCCTGCTCTAGAGCAACCTTTGGTCACCCCTTGCCCTCCTCCAGTATGGTGGGCTCTTGAGCTGGGCTGGAGAGGCACTTAACAGAGGGCTTTGATGGGATGTGTATGTGTTGGAGGGAGGACAGGTGAGGGAGGAGTAAGGACAGGTCAGGTCAGGTCATGTTACTATCCTGCTGGCAACCTTTTAGTGGTTTCCTTTGGCTCTTACAAAATATAGATCCCTTCCCAAAACCTACAGGGCCTGTTGGGGCCAACCCCTGGCCTACTTCTTGCCTTTCCCCCAGACACTCCTCTGGTTgagcttcttttcatttttggtgctggaaatagaatccagggccttgtgcttgcatgtaccctatcactgagctacactcacgTTCCCAGTTCATTTGCCTATCCTGTAGAAAATGGTGTGAGACTAAAAAGTATTCCCCCCacacagggattgaaccccaaggctcttaaccactgagccacatctccagtgctttttattttattgtgagacagttgcttagagcctcactaagttgctaaggctggctttgaacctgcaattatcttgcctcagcatcctgagctgctgggattacaggcatgtgccatcccGCCTGGCCTAAAAAAATGCTTGTGCCCATGATGGTGGCTCAGGGCTCCCCCGCCTTAGCATGTCACTCCTACACCATTCCTCTGCACATCTTGATGACTGCCAGATGCACAGAAACTGGAAACTCACATTCACATCCAAGAAACGGAGATACTCGCGGCCAAATGAGCCTTTAGGCAGGCTCTGAAGCTTGCCCAGATCCAGGGTGGACAGTGAGATCCGGGGACGCTCCCTGAAAGGCAGAAAGCAGGACTTGGATATTAGGAAGGTGCCAGCAAAGGCAGGTGAAAAGTCCAGCAAAAGTAAACTTGGGTTGTGGGTGAGGGCACAGGGCAGCATTTAGCCACAGCACTAATGGTGAATCTACTTATCTACTTGCCAGGCTAGTGTGGGGACGAGGAGACTACCACAAACCAAAGACATGGGAAGACAGAAAACCAGAATTCTCTTAATTCTCAAATGTGATCAAGGTACCGCAGGAGAATGGTACAGCTAGCATGTGTTTCGGGAGCTTAATGAAGGCACAGAGTCCTCTGGCTGAGCTGGGATGATCTGCCACCTTGTACAACTCAAAGGTCATCAcagtgcatacacacacacacacacacatcagtggTGCCCCTGGCATTGGGCAGTGCCTAGCCTGTGCAACATCCATGATCAGGATATCAAGAAGAGGTCCCTGAAAGAACAGGGCTGACACAATATGACTCTAGAAAGGTCAGGATTCCTAGAGAATGATCGCTTCTTGGCCTTTTGACTAAGATCATGTGAGGATACCTAGAGAATGACTTCAAGTCCCCAGGTAGAGCTGGGACCTACTGTAGGATCTGGGCACCCTCTGGATCCCTCTTCATCTGGTCCCTGAGGACCTTCAGGGTATGGCATCCTGTGGTCTCCCCTAGAACTGCAATCATGtctgaaatgacagaaaagggcACAAATAGGGAAGGTGATCTTAGGTAAGTTACCCAACTCAGTCTTAGCCTTGGTTTTCTATATCATAAAATAGGGATAACATCTACCTCTTATTATAATAATCCATGTTAAATGCTTAGTATGTTACTAAGCACACAGAACGGGCTCAATATATCtatggtttattattattatttttgtttttgtgatgctgggaggTTATTATTCTTAATGTTATTAATCTTGTGGCATGGCTTTGGTTAGCACAGTGCTCTAAAGACTTCATAAACCATTTCACATTCTATTATCACAAAAGAATATCATGTCTCCATTGACTGATACAGGCTCTGTTATCAGAAAGTGCTAAGTCTGAGACAAGGTACAGTCTATCTAGTTGAACTTACCAAAATTGCTTCACACTTCTAAGCCTCAGAGTCCTAATTTGTAAAGTGCAGGTAATACTTTTCATAGAGGGTTAATGTGAGAAATCCAGAAAATCAtgcttatataaaatatttagtatagtGCTTACGGAGCAGTTATCATTATTGTTCTCAGTAGAGTGATAGCACTTTCCAGAGCTTAAAAATCTTGGGAGGGACACTATAAGATCTATAGgatccaggtgtggtggtccacacctgtaacaccagtgactcaggaggctgagcaaaaggattacaagttcaaggcctgacctgtctctaaaaaataaaaaagggccaaggacatagctcagtgatagagtgcccctggattcaatccctagtaccacttAAACAGCATCTGGCTGGACAGTGCCATACCTATCACAGGGGCCAGGAAACTAcaatttttccttcagaaatgaacCCTGGGCAGCCTCCAGATTCCTCCCAGGCTCAAAGACCCTCATCTGCAGACCTCTGTGGCTGGCTGCCAAGTAAGGCCCTGTTGATCTTCAGCCATGCCTGCACCCCTCACCAGAGGTGAActtccttactccctggtggaCAGAGCCCCTCCCCTGGACCTGGTCCATCCTGTAGAATAACCCTTGGATTGTGATCACAGacattttgtttaccttttccccATTACAACCCTGGACGCTGCAAGGAGGGGCTATGCCCGCCAGGGTTCctgtggtggggagggggcaccAGTGGGTAGTCAGCCTGTGTAGGGCCATCTGGGGCTTTTACACAGGCTGGTCAAAGAGCCTGGGTGGCCCCTCTGGGTCAGCTTGTGGAAATTTCCCAGAGCCCTGCAAATGTCAGAAGCAGTACCGATGTATAAGTTACTGAGTAGTCACTGTAGTAGGCATTTGAGCAGTTAGGAAGCAGAGGGGGTGAGATGGTATATCTTCAGAGAGAGGTCACTTCTGGAGTTGATGCCTCTGTGGCCTAGGGGAGCTTCCCAGGTCAGGGCTCCCAGGTTAGACCCAGCTGATGGAGGATGAAGTGTGTGGTAGGTGGGTGTGGCCACCCTGGCAGAGAAGACAAATATGACAAGAGTGTGATAAATGCCATTGTAGAGAAGGTCAGGGGTCACAGCTTGGCACAATGGAGCAGAGAGGAGGCTCTTCTCAGGGACATTTGTCAGGCAGGTGTGAGAAGAGGGGAGCTCCCAGGTCACACCATGAGAGATGTTTACCCATGCTCTCCAGTGTTCTCTGTGGTTCTCCACTGCCTTTTCAGACCAGTCCTCCcctgtgcctgtatctctgtccCTTGTCCTAGGTTGCCCAGTTCCTGGTCCCAGATCTTGAGGAGGCCTGAGTTCCTCAGACCTCCTGATTATATGCCTTTTACCTAAGGCCTGTCTCCAGGGGAACTGGAcatataggaaataaaaaaccAGCAGAAAAGTACTACTTGAATCCTCAACCAAGACTGTTTTCTCTAAGTGCTGGGAAGGATACATTTGGAAAACCAGAATTCTCTTAGTTGCCTAAAAGGAGACATCTTGAGGTGGGGTGTAGTTTAGTGATACAGCACAAGTGGGAGGCCCTGGATTTGGTCCCCagtaatgggggagggggagagcattctagtggtagagtgcccctgccAAAAAAAGTTCTAGCTATATGTCCAGCAAATATTGagatttactgagcacttactatgttccaggcactatTCTAAATGCAGAGTCCATGCATCAGGGCATTCATGATGCTTGACTTCATAAAGTATACTTTCTAGCaggaatgttattttttattatttatttggtgaggGATTGgtaccagggtgcttaaccactgagtcacatcccagcccacttttatttagttatttattttatttttatttttgagacacaacctcgctaagttgctgaggctggctctgaacttgagatcctcctgtctcagcttcctgagcagctgggattagaggcgtgcgCCATGCGCCTGGCTCTAGCGGGAATGTTATAATGCGATGGGTGCTTACAAATCCTTTAGTCCAGAGGTTCTCGATATAGCTAGATGACAGAATTTCCCGgggaattttaaaagacaaatattcaGACTCCGTGCCCCTGTCTTTATCCCTTCCCGCCCCCTGCACTGCAGATTCGGATTCAGTGAGTTTAGGCAGGGACCAGGCGTCTGGTTTTTATAAATGTTCCTGGTGATTACGAGGTGCAGCAAGGTTTGGATACCCCGACTTGGTCTATTCTGCAGGCATTCAGGAAAAGGAAGCTTTGACTGAGGTTGTGACCTGCCCAGGCTTCGAGGGCAAGGGCACCCCAACCTCTCGATGCTGAGACGGAGCGCCGAGCACGCGCGGCCTTACCGTGCCGGTACGGGTTGTAGAGCGCCATTCCCGCAGAGCCCGCGGCGAGCAGCGCCTTCTGCAGCGGGGAGGTGGGGATGTGGTCGGGGTAGAGCAGGCCGGCGCCATGGCTCCTGGCCCGGAAGGGCACATCTGCTGGGAAGGAGAAAGGCAGAGGTCAGACGAGCCAGGCGCCCGCACGCTCCTCCCGCCTCTGCCTAGGACTCGGCGTCACTTGCCTGCAGCCGGCCGGGGACTGCTCGGGATCCGGCGAAGAGGGAACAGAGCCCGGCGCAGCAGCGTCGCCATGGCAGCCGGCGTCCACTGAAGGACAGGTGGGGCAAGGCCGACGCTTCGGATTTCTCTGGGAACGGAGCGCCAGAGAGGCCAAAAACTAGGCTGCCTGTGGCCTCATGAGGGGAGACATTGTGGCCCCGACAGGAAAGGGCCCTAGCTAAGCATGAAAGGGAAATCCACGCACCCTGTCTACAAGCTACTTTCACCGATATAAGTTGCTCCCCATTTCCCGCAACCCCAGAAAAGTCCTCCAAAGAAACTTAACCACTTTAGCTTAGCGGTTCACTATCGGGCCTAtttcctcctctccctcaggTTTTCCCCGAGGACAATAAGATAAGAACCTCTTCCGGCCGGAAACATGGCGACGCCTATTGTAAGGACCACATTTGGGGTAGGACCATACGACACTTCCGTTCGGAGCCGAGTTTTTCGGAGAGGCTGGGGTGCTGGGGGTGCGGGGGGCGTGGGTTGCGGTCATGGGTTCAGTTGGTGTGCCGCGGTTGAGTGGGCTCTTCGCCACCTATAAGCCCCCGGGGCTAAAGTGGCTGCATCTACGGGATACTATAGAGCTGCAGCTTCTGAAGGGTGAGTGCTTTGAACCAGACCCACGGTCCTGCTGAGATTCTCCTGGGGGTCCATCTCTGCTCCTTATCCTGCAAAATAAAGTCATGTGATCTGTTCGCCTGGGCAGAGCGCTTTGCTATTCATCTGTTCTTATTCTCTACTGTTTTCAGATGGGGAAAAGTAGTATTGTCCGTTGTCACACGGTTCATACGTAGAGCCAGGACTTGAATCCAGGTCTTATTAACTGCTGCTATTCGGTTCTCTCCATGTGCTTCTCTTCTGCCTTCTACATCATTTTActtccctgcccccttctcctccaGCTGCTCTGACAGAACTGGCAagatattctttatatgtctttGTTCAGGTCTCAATGCTGGGAAGCCTTCTGTCCCTGAGCACCGTGTTCGCTTCTTGTTGGGCCCCATTGAAGGCAATGAAGAGGAGCTGGCCCTCACAGCCACCAGTGTGCCCACCCTCACCAACCACAGACTTGGTAAGGTAGATTCAAGTGGGATCCTGGTTAATACCAGGAAAAATCCCTGACCACAGTCAGTATTCAGTGTTCAGATTCCTGTTCCAGGTCCTTGAAGTATTAGACCAGGGATCGGCAGACTTTCCTGGAAAGGGCCAGATTCTAAATATTGTAGGCCTTTCAGGCCATGTAGTTTCTGTGTATCTGCTCAGCTCTACCATTACAGCACAAAACAGTTATAGATACTGTGGGAAAGAATGATTATGATTGTAGAGCAAAAGAGCTACAGTCAGCTGtgtgtgcacctgtagtccccgctactcaggaggctgggtcaGAGGGTCATTTGAGTCCTggagttccaggccaacctgggcaatgtagcaagatgcctctcttaaaaacaacaaaaggacCCCCACAGGCTTGAGGATTTGGTCTGtaaaatctacttttttaaaaaatttttatttgtaaaatgtattttataaactcCTTTTTGCTATTCTAAGACCCGAGACCTttgggtagaattttttttttttaattttttttagttgtagataggcacaatacctttattttatttatttatttttatgtggtgctgaggattgaacccagtgcctcacacatgctaggcaagcgctctaccactgagccatcagCCCAGCCCCAGCTAGAATTCCTAAGGATGGGTTTGGGGCTTTTAgaaaagagtgatttttttttttttttttttaataactactGGGGCTTTAACCCAGAGGTTCATATATGCTAGtccaaggactctaccactgagctgcatccccagctccccctgctgttttgttttattttattttatttttttttggtaccagggattgaactcaggggctctcaactactgagccacatccccagccgtattttgtattttatttagagacagggtctcacttttgttgaggctggctttgaactcacaatcctcctgcctcagcctcccgagctgctgggattacaggcatgtaccactgcacccagcccagccctatttttaaatttttaatttattaaaaatttgaagcagggctggggttgtggttcagtggcagagtgcttgtctatcatgtgcgaggcactgggttcgattctcagcaccacatacaaataaataaaggtccactgccaactaagagaaaatatttttaaaaaaattttttttgaagcatGGTCTCCCAGATTTGCCCAGACCATCCtcaagcttgccatcctcctgcctcagcctcctgagtagccaccATTGTACCTGGCAAGAGTGACTTTTAATCGGTTAAGCTGCTCAACAGTAGAACTGTTTCTGTCAATGAATTCCTTGGTACTAGAAAAAATTACAGCATGTGTCAGGGAAGATAGAATAGCACTGAGGGGTTCAACCAAAACCTCCCAGACCCCCTTTAACTGCTGATATTTGGTGACTACAGTATAATAACAGTGATAATTGTGATGAATGAAGTATCTGCTCTTATTGAATCTTTGTCACCATCCTATAAGATAGGTCTTATTCCCATTTCCCGAATTTAGAAACTGAGCCAGAGTGTTGACATTTTGTAGTCTTGATCCAGTAGGCTCATGACCACCCTGTGGCTCCTTCCTGTATTCATTCTTTCAGTTGTTATTTTTGAGTAGCTAACATGTTCTGGGCCCAGAAGGTAGAATTGTGAGCAGACCCAGGTCCTGCGTTACGCAGCTTACAGTCTTCACCTTCTTAGTGGAGTAGTAGCCAGAATTTTCATCAGCAGGAACTGGGCAGGAAACCCCACAACCTTGGCccgtttttttttgttttttgtttgtattgaggattgaacccagggttaatttgccagtgagctacatcccccactctttttattttttaattttgagacagagtctcactgagttgcttagggcctcactaagttactgaaactgggtttgaacttgctgggattacagcaggTACCATAGCCCCTGGCTATGCTCAGTCCTCTTGAAACTCTCACTGGAAGAATGGTGATAGGGAGAGTAAGAAACCTCTTGGGTTGTCCTTTCTCTGAGCCCTGGAGAACTGAGAAAATAGTTCTAGGTCCTGGATTCCATGGACAAAAGCCTGAGAGTGTAGCCAGATCCTGATTTGGGCTCCATGAGGTACCATTCTAGGAATGAGGTCACCATGCAGTGCAGAGCAATCCTGGAGACTGGATTAATTGAGGAAATGGACCTTGCTGTTTTTTTCCAGTGTGTGGACCAGCATTCACCAGCCTGAAGATTGGTGTGGGACATCGGCTGGATGCCCAGGCTTCTGGGGTACTTGGTAGGTTGTGGGCAGCTTGGGGGTGCAGTGGTATGGTCTTGGGGAAGGACCAGGGAACTACCATGAGTGCAGCCCACTCCTTACCTGACAGCTTTTTCACACCACTGCCTCTTCCTCTGATCCCTGATTCCTGCCCTGAGTCTCTGATCAGCTGGGGAATTGATTGGTAGGAAGGAGGGGATCACAAGAGGGTGATCACAACTGGTCACCTTTATCAAGCGGTTCTACCATGTAACATGGCTCAAGACCCTTCATGCACATTTATTTACCACAATGACCTTGCTTATTAGGTAGATTCCTTATGATTTTATGATTAAACAAAGTAAGACTTCAAGAGCTTAGGTGACTTGGCCTGGGTTCTGTGGCTAGCGAATGCCTCTGGTCCTGAGAGGGAACACCGTCATCTCCTCATGGGGCAGCCAGGCACGTGACTCTGGCCAGGGTCTGAATATTGCCAAAGCTGGGCACACAAAGCCCTAAGTCATGAAGTGTTTGTGTCTCCAGGTCAGATGACAGTAACAGTCCCCATCCTCGATGATCGTGGTCCCCTTGTCTGCTTCCTGGAGTGTGGGCAGGCAGTCATGATCTCATGGTACCTCCCTGCTCACCCTCCCCAAGAGTGATTGTGGGTTGTTCTCTCCTTCAGCCAGAGAAACAAGCAGACTTGAGAGAGACACAGGAAGTAGCCACAAAAACCCCCATTTGCTGGGCTCTTACTTTGTGCCGACTGCTTTCCATGCTCTGCCTCCTTCCATCCTAATGACACTCACAGACACTGACAGGATGCTTCTCCCTGTCTTACTGATACAGAGCTCAAGGCCCAAAGAGATTAAAGACTATACTCAGAGACACCCCGGATTTGATTTCAGGTTTGTGAGACTACGGTACCCACTAGTCTCTTACTTCTAAGTGGATTAGAATCCCCTGGGAAACTTGCTAAGGACCCCAGACCCCTTCCCCGCTGTGAGTCAGATTCAGTGCATATGGACAAGGCCTAGatattggttgtttttttttttttttttttttttttttttgcggtgctggggattgaactcgaccttgtgcttgcgaggcgagcactctaccaactgagctatctccccagcccagatattGGTATCTTGACATACATCCAGAGTGCACCTTCTCCCTGCAGAGGAAGTTCTCCTCGCCACTTTGCTGGCTTTGGTAGCTTTGGAGTATTCTGATGGCAGCAATGGGGGTGGGAGTTTTTAGGGGAATAGGAGCGAGGTGCTAGGCACCAAATGAGACTGACTGCCTTTTAGTGCTTGGCGTGGGACATGGACGAAGACTCCTCACGGACATGTACAATGCTCACCTCACCAAGGTAAGGGAACCGGGTACAGCCTGCTTTTACCTTGGACCTGGGGGTCACTAGTAGTATTCTGATGCTGGGGATACCACAGGGAATACCCAGGCCATCAGCAGAACTCAGGGAGACTGATACTGTGACAGTAACCTTTGGCGTTACCATGTGCCGACCACTCTGCCCAACACCATACCCACATTTCCCACTACCTGTAAGATGGAGTCCGTGGTTAATCCAGTTTTACGGATGGAAGAACTGATCCTCACAGAGGGGAAACACAGCCAGGATCccacttcttaaaaaaaatttcctgtggtgctagggattgaacacagggccttgcgtgtgttaggcaagtgccctaTCACTGAACTACCTCCCTAGGCCCACAAAGTCTCCAAGGCTCTAAGAACTAAAATCTTGACCTTTGTGTGTCCCACACCAGCGCCTGGTCATGACGCCATTTCATTCTTTCCTCAAGACTGAGAACTGGCTGTCCCGGTCAAGTCCTGGTAGGGCCGTGGACTCTGGTCCCACGATGTACATGCAGACTTATACATTTGGGGACCACATCGTTAGTGTTGAAGAGCATGGATTCTGGAGCCCGATGGCTCCGATTCAACACCcagcttcagggctggggatgtggctcagtggtagagggctcgtCTAGCATACGAGCCCAGgctttgattcccagcactgcagaagTAAGACTTCTGTCTCTGCCAGCCATGGGTCCTTAGGGGGGTCACTGAACATCCGTGCACCTCAGGTTCCTCGTCTTAATGGAAATGAGGACAGTATTTCCTCTCCAGGCTTAAACTAATGACCACGTGTAAATGCTGAGCCCACCCCTGGCACATGGTGTGTGCTCAGTAAATTCACCGTTGTCGCCATCCCTGCCCTCACCACTGCCCGCACTCTTGTGGTGGTGTGGATTGAGCCCgcgcactccaccactgagctactgtGGAAGAGGCCATTAACTGCGCAGAGTTGGGAGGAAGGGGCACTCCTGCCATTAGGGTGGCAGGAGGACTTCAGGTGGCCATGGAAACCTCGTCACTGTGGAGGGTGAAGAGAAGCTAACAGCCTGCTAGGAGTGACTCATTGTCGAGTGACTGGGTGGAGAAATGGGGAAGTGTGGGTGGTTGCAGGGTAGCCATCAGCACCCTTTGCTGGTGGGCTGGTGCATCATCATCGGAGATTGGCCCTGTCACAGTCCCCAGGTCACAAAGGAGAACTTGGGTGCAAAGAGAGCAAAGCCCATAGCAGAGCTAGCACCCTTCCCCAGGGGTGGGGTCTGTAACCAGGAGCCACTGAAGGGGACCCAAGGACCCCCCTCCCTAGCCTCAGCCTTGTACTTGCTCTGCACCAGAACTTGGCGTGGGAACACTGACTGGATCTTCTTCCTGCCTCACAGGATTACACGGTGCGTGGCCTTCTAGGCAAAGCCACAGACGACTTCTGTGAGGATGGACGGCTGGTGGAGAAGACAACATATGGTAAGAACCTGGGGTGGGTGGGAATGTGGCTGCCACTTCCCTCCATGTTGGCTTCTCAGTGGGCCTGTGTTCTGAGACATTCCATGGGATCTATTGCATGTTCATTTGACACATGTTTTTGAGTACCTGGCACTGAGGGGAGGGACATGGTGAATCAGATGGGGGTCCCCAGTCTTGATGAATTCAACCTAGCACACACACCCCATCTCTTCTGTAGTGGTTAGAAAACACGAGGCAAAGCAACACTATATTTGTACACATAGGTGTGTGTCAACATCCAAAAAACACCTAGAAACAATTACCAAGTTGATAGTTCTGCAAGGGAGGAAGCCAGAATTTGGGGGAATAGGGAGAGAGATTTGTTGCTGCTcacctacattttaaaaagaagattcatGTGTTAATTATATAACTAaggtaaaaatcaaaaaacattaaATGCCAAGAAAGAGAGCCAGGTGCAGAATGGCAGGAGCCAGCAGGAAGAAGCCACATGATCCAGGAGAGGCTTCCTGGAAGGGGGGCTATCAGAGAGGGGGAGGAGACAGTGGTAGGTACATTCCAGGTAAGACGGCATACAGTGTGAGTACAGCCAGACAGGAAGGTCAAGAAGGCAGGGCCTTTCCAGGCTGGCAAACCTTCTGTCCCCACACCTGGTTCCAGAGCTCTGGCGTTGCTGCCAGAAGTTGGCACTTGCCCCAGTTGAGCCCTAGGCTTGAGGCCAACTGGCAGTTTGTGAAACAGTATCCAGGCTACTATAGTCACTTGGTGGGACCTGGTGTCAGAGCCATTCccagtttttgggttttttttgtttgttttttggtttttttttttttggcggtggtgctattggggattaaatccaggggcagtCTACTTAGACCAACTACATTTCCAGcctgtttttatttcccccatatttaaaaaaaaatttattatttttagatatatatgacagtaaagtgtattttgacatgttatatgtacatggagtataacttattattctaaataggatcccattcttgtggttgtacattacGTGGAGTTTCACGGgttgtgtgtttatatatgaacatagaaaagtgatGTTTGATTCAGTAGGAAAGTGATGTTCGagtcattctactatctttcctattcccatcccctcttccctttattcccttttgtctaatccagtgaacttcttccttccctcctccaaccctttttattttcgttttgagacagggtcttgctcatttgctgaggatggcctggAACCTagaatcttcctgtctcagcctcccaagtagctgggattataggcatgtatacCACACCAGG
The Sciurus carolinensis chromosome 14, mSciCar1.2, whole genome shotgun sequence DNA segment above includes these coding regions:
- the Coq4 gene encoding ubiquinone biosynthesis protein COQ4 homolog, mitochondrial isoform X1 is translated as MATLLRRALFPLRRIPSSPRPAAADVPFRARSHGAGLLYPDHIPTSPLQKALLAAGSAGMALYNPYRHDMIAVLGETTGCHTLKVLRDQMKRDPEGAQILQERPRISLSTLDLGKLQSLPKGSFGREYLRFLDVNRVSPDTRAPTRFVDDEELAYVIQRYREVHDMLHTLLGMPTNILGEIVVKWFEAVQTRLPMCILGALFGPVRLSAQSLQVLVSELIPWAVENGRRAPCVLNLYYERRWEQPLRALREELGITAPPLRVQGLA
- the Coq4 gene encoding ubiquinone biosynthesis protein COQ4 homolog, mitochondrial isoform X2, which produces MATLLRRALFPLRRIPSSPRPAADVPFRARSHGAGLLYPDHIPTSPLQKALLAAGSAGMALYNPYRHDMIAVLGETTGCHTLKVLRDQMKRDPEGAQILQERPRISLSTLDLGKLQSLPKGSFGREYLRFLDVNRVSPDTRAPTRFVDDEELAYVIQRYREVHDMLHTLLGMPTNILGEIVVKWFEAVQTRLPMCILGALFGPVRLSAQSLQVLVSELIPWAVENGRRAPCVLNLYYERRWEQPLRALREELGITAPPLRVQGLA